A genomic segment from Syntrophotalea acetylenivorans encodes:
- a CDS encoding HEAT repeat domain-containing protein, whose translation MPPYPSQKAQLRLDLKLLSKFIYELNIARHHTVTYPASHPVIGQSVQKALSYLEQLQPENGLLSLGISKDKLVAGQTILDEKNPVYKEFASHFFNHGIAVVTLHQNLPEKQLKEFLGIIGQNREAVQAQGGLLGLIKAAAIDGIQVKPIDYSAFGISDQISESPPSLAAIKKKEAAIWERLVQNLLVGKGAQTQPKPQLKSKEDFAAQAVAEQLNQQVVDNELPLEGHYDRAITEFLRELDREQLSNRGSSMAITRLQGLASQLNPELRAQLLNSTFRAVAPDEKMAEKVLSQFPGTMLMEVLETLNSRQTTIPPIIFTLLDRLTQCENSQESGASSIGNNADTKIVSSNTEGLLSPLYARDESESFIPEEYGETLRSIEAPASQQPESPPDEHYWQASFNQQPIERKVSDILFELAQTDCGEGKDKSFKKALHNLCGHFLDTGDFVSLADIYSRLSSANNDTAANDPAWFQEIRTELYSPVFISQVLETLAAWGKNAFKEFTLLLETIGPIAIGPMLDRLAIEPNRALRQFFMNCLVDQGIATRDHAITRLKDSRWYYLRNLIIILQRLGDPSSMSAITPLWDHPHEKVRYEVVKTALVFQVPQGSDHLLEEFSHPDHQRCLSAVKMARYCRDSRVKSALLKMLGDKNLSRKGLFLKFAALDSLTKQGGKDLLPHLEKRFRAYSLWHPRRQMRLRRRILRSLKNFSQDDIASLLHKLSGIKRPALARLVRQAQTELLKGAP comes from the coding sequence TTGCCGCCCTATCCTAGCCAAAAAGCACAATTACGCTTGGATCTTAAACTGCTGAGCAAGTTTATCTACGAGCTCAACATCGCACGTCATCACACCGTTACCTATCCCGCCAGCCACCCTGTTATCGGGCAGAGCGTTCAGAAAGCCCTGTCTTACTTAGAACAACTGCAGCCGGAAAACGGGCTACTTTCTCTTGGCATCAGCAAAGACAAGCTGGTGGCAGGCCAGACTATCCTGGATGAGAAAAATCCGGTTTACAAAGAATTTGCCTCGCATTTTTTCAACCATGGCATTGCCGTCGTAACCCTGCATCAAAATCTTCCCGAGAAACAACTGAAGGAATTCCTAGGAATCATCGGCCAAAACAGGGAGGCGGTTCAAGCTCAAGGCGGGCTATTGGGACTGATCAAAGCAGCCGCTATCGATGGAATCCAGGTTAAACCCATCGATTACAGCGCTTTCGGCATATCTGACCAAATCAGTGAAAGTCCTCCGAGCCTCGCGGCTATAAAAAAGAAAGAAGCCGCGATATGGGAGCGTTTAGTCCAGAACCTGTTGGTTGGAAAGGGAGCGCAAACTCAACCAAAACCCCAACTTAAAAGTAAAGAGGATTTCGCTGCACAAGCGGTGGCCGAACAACTAAACCAACAAGTGGTGGATAATGAACTTCCGTTGGAAGGACACTACGATCGGGCGATTACCGAGTTTCTGCGTGAACTGGACCGCGAACAGCTCTCCAACAGGGGAAGCTCCATGGCCATCACCCGACTGCAAGGCTTGGCCTCCCAACTCAATCCCGAGTTGCGTGCACAATTGCTCAACAGCACTTTTCGAGCTGTCGCTCCTGATGAAAAAATGGCAGAAAAGGTGCTGTCTCAATTTCCAGGCACGATGTTGATGGAGGTCCTGGAAACTCTCAACTCCCGTCAAACGACCATACCGCCGATTATCTTTACGCTGCTGGACAGACTGACACAGTGTGAAAACAGCCAAGAGTCGGGAGCCTCCTCAATTGGAAACAACGCCGATACAAAGATCGTATCGTCCAATACCGAGGGGCTATTGAGCCCTCTCTATGCAAGAGATGAATCGGAAAGTTTTATTCCTGAGGAATACGGCGAGACCCTGCGGTCTATCGAAGCCCCTGCCAGTCAACAACCGGAGTCCCCTCCTGATGAGCACTACTGGCAAGCGTCCTTTAATCAACAGCCGATTGAGAGAAAAGTCAGCGACATACTTTTTGAACTGGCTCAAACCGATTGCGGTGAGGGTAAAGACAAATCCTTTAAAAAGGCCCTGCACAACTTATGTGGCCACTTCCTCGATACCGGCGATTTTGTTTCACTGGCTGACATATATTCTCGACTGTCCTCTGCAAACAATGATACGGCAGCTAATGACCCCGCCTGGTTTCAAGAAATACGCACAGAGCTTTATTCACCAGTATTTATTTCTCAGGTTTTGGAAACATTGGCTGCTTGGGGAAAAAACGCCTTTAAGGAATTCACTCTCCTCCTTGAAACCATAGGTCCGATCGCCATTGGCCCCATGCTCGATCGCCTTGCTATAGAACCAAACCGTGCCCTGCGCCAATTTTTTATGAACTGCCTCGTCGATCAGGGAATCGCAACCAGAGACCATGCTATCACACGGCTCAAGGATTCTCGCTGGTACTATCTGAGAAATCTGATTATCATTCTGCAGCGCCTTGGAGATCCTTCTTCCATGAGCGCGATCACCCCCTTATGGGACCACCCTCACGAAAAAGTCCGGTATGAGGTAGTGAAAACAGCCCTTGTTTTTCAGGTTCCGCAAGGCAGCGATCATCTCCTCGAAGAATTTTCCCACCCCGATCATCAACGCTGTCTTTCTGCCGTAAAAATGGCCAGGTACTGTCGTGACTCCAGAGTCAAATCCGCGCTTCTGAAAATGCTTGGAGATAAAAACCTGTCCAGAAAAGGTTTGTTTTTAAAGTTTGCGGCGCTCGATTCATTAACAAAACAAGGCGGAAAAGACTTATTACCCCATCTTGAAAAACGATTCCGCGCTTACAGCCTCTGGCATCCCCGCCGGCAAATGCGTTTGCGAAGACGCATTCTACGAAGTTTGAAAAACTTTTCCCAAGACGATATCGCTTCTCTGCTCCACAAGCTTTCCGGGATAAAACGACCCGCACTTGCTCGCCTGGTTCGACAAGCCCAAACAGAACTGCTAAAGGGGGCACCATGA
- a CDS encoding sigma-54-dependent transcriptional regulator, translating to MKPSSQILVIDDDPSNREAISLLLNSSGYQVQSAASGEEALELLQKNSFEVILTDLFLPGISGIDILKRVKEDAPSSSVILITGKASAETAVEAMKSGAFDYLTKPLHFERLKVVISKALEKTQLLSENLYLRQQLRGKYRFDKIVGNSLAMQQVFSRMEKIVGTDSTILILGDSGTGKELVAKAIHFNGNRKDKPFVAINCGAIPAELLESELFGHVKGSFTGAVADKKGKFEQAHHGTIFLDEIATMPLHLQMKLLRVLQEQEVEKVGDNKTIKLDVRVISATNANLEDSVRAGEFREDLYYRLNVIPIKLPALKERQEDIALLSRHFVEKFCQETGRTPIAFSSEAMRAMEAYSWPGNVRELENVIERTMTLSEGSTIEISDLPTDIGEADPDSHETDVVGPKLTEQGIDMPQFVAGIERNLILSALALANGVKARAAALLSIKRTTLVEKIKRLKIEA from the coding sequence ATGAAACCGTCCTCTCAGATCCTGGTTATCGATGATGATCCGAGTAACCGCGAAGCCATTTCCCTGTTGCTGAACAGCAGCGGTTATCAGGTACAGTCCGCCGCCAGCGGTGAAGAAGCCTTGGAACTATTGCAAAAAAACAGCTTCGAGGTAATCCTCACCGATCTTTTCCTGCCGGGAATCAGCGGCATCGACATTCTCAAAAGAGTCAAAGAGGATGCCCCCTCCAGCAGTGTCATTCTAATCACCGGTAAAGCCTCGGCGGAAACAGCTGTTGAAGCGATGAAGAGCGGCGCCTTTGACTATCTGACCAAACCACTGCATTTCGAGCGTCTCAAGGTCGTCATTTCCAAGGCGCTGGAAAAAACCCAGCTGCTGAGCGAAAACCTCTACTTGCGCCAGCAGCTCCGCGGCAAATACCGTTTCGACAAAATTGTCGGTAACAGCCTGGCCATGCAGCAGGTCTTCTCCCGCATGGAAAAGATTGTCGGTACCGATTCAACTATTCTAATTCTCGGGGACTCCGGCACCGGCAAGGAACTGGTGGCCAAGGCAATTCATTTTAACGGCAATCGAAAGGATAAACCTTTCGTTGCTATTAACTGTGGAGCGATACCGGCCGAACTGCTCGAGAGCGAGCTCTTCGGTCACGTTAAAGGATCTTTCACCGGAGCAGTTGCAGATAAAAAAGGCAAGTTTGAACAGGCGCACCACGGCACGATCTTCCTTGATGAAATCGCCACCATGCCCCTTCATCTGCAGATGAAATTACTGCGGGTACTGCAGGAACAGGAGGTAGAAAAGGTCGGCGACAACAAAACGATCAAGCTTGACGTCCGTGTAATTTCCGCCACGAACGCCAATTTGGAAGATTCAGTCAGAGCCGGAGAGTTCCGTGAGGATCTTTACTACCGCCTCAACGTTATCCCGATCAAACTGCCTGCATTGAAAGAGCGTCAAGAAGATATCGCCTTACTGTCGCGTCATTTTGTCGAAAAATTCTGCCAGGAAACAGGCCGCACGCCTATTGCCTTTAGCAGCGAGGCGATGCGTGCCATGGAGGCTTACTCCTGGCCCGGCAATGTCCGTGAACTGGAAAATGTGATTGAACGAACCATGACCCTTTCCGAGGGCAGTACTATTGAAATATCCGACCTTCCCACCGATATCGGGGAAGCCGATCCAGACAGTCATGAAACAGATGTCGTTGGTCCAAAACTAACTGAACAGGGGATTGACATGCCCCAATTTGTAGCAGGTATAGAACGCAACTTGATTCTTTCGGCTTTAGCTTTGGCAAACGGGGTCAAAGCCCGAGCTGCAGCCCTTCTTAGTATCAAAAGAACCACATTGGTTGAAAAAATCAAACGCTTAAAGATTGAGGCTTAA
- a CDS encoding NfeD family protein encodes MRIGAVRVADVINSTVAEFVVAQVDSANRAGRNAFLLELDTPGGLDSAMRSIIQALLGSDIPTIVYVYPDGARAASAGALITLAADFAAMAPGTNIGAAHPVAIGIGGEQNEIMLSKVTEDAVAYARSIAQQRGRNAELAELMVRDSLSLAAEDAVRRQVVDLLATDEASLLKTIDGAEYRREDKTLILHSADAELIFVEMNWRQKILNVISQPNIAYMLLMLGMLGIFFEISQPGVILPGAIGAIALLLAFFAFQTLPVNYVGVLFIILALVLFILEVKVVSYGMLTIGGIVSMTLGSLMLIEQPEPFLRISWMVIAGTVTVVSGLFMVVLFCVVRTQRRRFFSGAEGMVGEQGEAVTDIHQDGKVFVHGEYWQAYSTAPVARGEKIEVVCVGSNMRLEVKKATST; translated from the coding sequence GTGCGAATCGGTGCGGTGCGGGTCGCCGACGTCATTAATTCGACGGTGGCCGAGTTTGTTGTCGCGCAAGTGGATAGTGCCAATCGGGCCGGCCGGAACGCCTTTTTGCTGGAACTCGATACCCCGGGTGGCCTCGATAGCGCTATGCGCAGCATTATCCAGGCTCTTCTCGGGTCCGATATCCCAACGATCGTATATGTTTACCCTGACGGCGCCCGTGCTGCTTCAGCTGGCGCATTAATTACCCTGGCCGCTGATTTTGCTGCCATGGCGCCTGGGACCAATATTGGAGCCGCTCATCCGGTAGCGATTGGGATCGGAGGAGAACAGAATGAGATCATGCTCAGCAAAGTCACCGAGGATGCCGTGGCTTATGCCCGCAGTATTGCTCAGCAGCGTGGTCGAAATGCCGAACTGGCGGAGCTTATGGTCCGAGACAGCTTGTCGCTGGCCGCAGAGGACGCCGTACGCCGACAAGTAGTCGATCTTCTTGCGACAGACGAAGCGTCCTTGCTGAAAACCATCGACGGGGCTGAATATCGGCGGGAGGACAAGACGCTTATTTTGCATAGCGCCGACGCCGAATTAATTTTTGTCGAGATGAATTGGCGACAAAAAATACTCAACGTAATCAGCCAGCCAAATATTGCTTATATGTTGTTGATGCTGGGCATGCTGGGTATTTTTTTCGAGATTTCTCAGCCTGGAGTCATTCTGCCCGGGGCCATTGGTGCCATTGCTTTGCTACTGGCTTTTTTCGCCTTTCAAACCCTGCCTGTCAATTACGTTGGTGTTTTGTTCATTATCTTGGCTCTGGTGCTGTTTATTCTCGAGGTAAAAGTGGTGTCTTACGGCATGTTGACCATTGGTGGCATCGTTTCCATGACTCTTGGGTCATTGATGCTGATTGAACAACCCGAACCTTTTTTGCGTATTTCCTGGATGGTAATTGCAGGAACGGTAACCGTGGTCAGCGGTTTGTTTATGGTAGTCCTTTTTTGCGTTGTGCGAACCCAGCGTCGTCGGTTTTTTTCCGGTGCCGAGGGGATGGTTGGGGAGCAGGGCGAGGCGGTAACTGATATTCATCAAGACGGTAAGGTCTTTGTCCATGGGGAGTACTGGCAGGCTTATTCGACTGCTCCTGTTGCCCGGGGAGAGAAGATTGAAGTGGTCTGCGTCGGCAGCAATATGCGTCTGGAGGTCAAAAAGGCCACATCGACATAG
- a CDS encoding slipin family protein encodes MAFPIIIIFLVLLVLSSAVRIILEYERGVVFRLGRFSTVKGPGLRFIIPIVDRMRKISLRTVAMDVPPQDVITKDNVSIKVNAVLYFRVVGPDKAIIEVQDYLYATSQLAQTSLRSVLGQSELDDLLAHREQINQHLQEILDRQTDPWGVKISNVEIKHVDLPAEMQRAMARQAEAERERRSKVIHAEGEYQAAQKLTEAASILSTDKSALQLRFLQTLTEVAAEKNSTVIFPFPIDLVRPFLEQGTKNE; translated from the coding sequence ATGGCGTTTCCGATTATCATTATCTTTCTGGTTTTGCTGGTTCTCAGCAGCGCAGTACGGATTATTTTGGAATACGAGCGGGGTGTGGTGTTTCGTCTTGGCCGGTTTTCTACCGTTAAGGGACCGGGATTGCGGTTTATTATACCCATAGTCGACCGGATGCGAAAGATCAGCTTGCGCACCGTGGCCATGGATGTGCCGCCTCAGGACGTTATTACCAAAGACAATGTCTCGATCAAAGTCAATGCGGTGCTCTATTTTCGAGTGGTGGGGCCGGACAAGGCCATCATCGAGGTGCAAGACTATCTCTATGCCACCAGTCAATTGGCCCAAACCTCACTGCGTAGCGTGCTCGGCCAATCGGAGCTCGATGATCTGCTGGCCCATCGTGAACAGATCAATCAGCATTTACAGGAGATTCTCGATCGACAGACGGACCCCTGGGGGGTGAAGATATCCAACGTCGAGATAAAGCATGTCGATTTGCCGGCTGAAATGCAACGGGCCATGGCCCGCCAGGCCGAAGCGGAGCGAGAGCGCCGCTCAAAGGTCATTCACGCCGAAGGCGAATATCAGGCAGCGCAAAAGTTGACCGAGGCGGCGTCTATCCTTTCCACGGATAAAAGCGCTTTGCAGCTGCGTTTCTTGCAAACTTTGACCGAAGTGGCCGCCGAAAAGAATTCAACCGTTATTTTCCCTTTCCCCATCGACCTGGTTCGGCCTTTTCTTGAACAGGGAACCAAAAACGAATGA
- a CDS encoding pyruvate carboxylase — protein sequence MEINRFNKIMVANRGEIAIRIFRACIELGIQTVAIFSEEDRISLHRYKADESYLIGKGKGPIEAYLGIDEIIELALKKGVDAIHPGYGFLSENPLFAEACAEAGIAFIGPGADIQRRLGDKVAARKVAMEAGVPVVPGTADPVTCEEKALLFAAKAGYPIMVKAAAGGGGRGMRVARNQKELLEGLKSASSEAKTAFGNPAVFLEKFIENPKHVEVQVLGDHHGNLVHFFDRDCSIQRRHQKVIEVAPSPALSEAKRQELCDYALKICKHVDYVNAGTVEFLMDQEENFYFIEVNTRIQVEHTVTEMVTGRNLVQGQIRVAEGYRLADPEIGIQSQEDIVLNGFAIQSRVTTEDPEKNFAPDFGTIAAYRSPGGFGVRLDAGSAYPGARISPDYDSLLVKISCWGLNLAGAARTMSRSLEEFRLRGVKSNKGFLENVINHPTFLAGQCDTSFIDNHPELFQMPVKRDRAHKLLSFIGHTVVNGYEGIKEPLHFKDLRNPVVPEIPYDCSRPKGSRDILKELGPEGLSQWALNERKLLITDTTMRDAHQSLMATRFRTYDLDLIAPATSHLASDLFSLEMWGGASFDVSMRFLKEDPWERLDRLREKIPNILFQMLLRGSNAVGYCNYPDNVVQEFVAQAAKSGIDVFRVFDSLNWTKGMQVAMDAVRKSGAVCEAAICYTGDILDPKRDKYPLSYYVDMAKELERMGAHILAIKDMAGLLKPFAAEKLVKALKQEVGIPIHLHTHDTSSNGGATLFAASMAGVDIVDTALSSVSGLTAQPNMNALLSVLKDSERDPQLDEKKLQKLANYWETVRTYYAPFESELRSGTAQVYHHEIPGGQYSNYKPQVEGFGLGHRWEECKEMYRKVNDMFGDIIKVTPSSKIVGDMAMFMVQNNLEPADVYERGSELTFPQGVVDFFKGMIGQPHGGFPEELQKIVLKGEEPITCRPGEFLEAVDFAAKKDELEKKLGQEVDDRDVLSAVLYPGVFEEFARHRQEYEDTSVLPTPVFFYGLDLGDETSIEIQPGKTLVVQLNAIGRVTEDGNRDIYFELNGEPRQVAVPDLSVESDMITHRKADPDNLHHVGAPMPGKVFRILVNVGDVVKEGDTLLSTEAMKMETNVKAAKDGVVSEVLVFEGMQIDAGELLIILD from the coding sequence ATGGAAATAAATCGTTTCAATAAGATCATGGTAGCCAATCGCGGCGAGATTGCCATTCGGATTTTTCGCGCCTGCATTGAACTCGGCATTCAGACTGTTGCCATCTTTTCCGAAGAAGATCGGATTTCTTTGCATCGCTATAAAGCGGACGAGTCTTACCTGATCGGTAAGGGCAAGGGGCCTATAGAAGCTTATCTGGGCATCGACGAAATTATCGAGCTTGCCCTCAAAAAAGGTGTCGACGCTATCCATCCCGGATACGGCTTTTTATCGGAAAACCCTCTTTTCGCAGAAGCTTGTGCCGAGGCTGGAATCGCCTTTATAGGGCCTGGTGCGGATATTCAGCGTCGTTTGGGGGATAAGGTCGCAGCGCGCAAGGTTGCTATGGAGGCCGGTGTACCTGTGGTGCCGGGCACGGCTGATCCCGTTACTTGCGAAGAAAAAGCCCTGTTGTTCGCTGCCAAGGCCGGTTATCCGATCATGGTCAAAGCCGCTGCAGGTGGGGGTGGTCGCGGGATGCGAGTAGCCCGGAACCAAAAAGAACTGCTTGAAGGGCTGAAATCAGCTTCGTCCGAGGCCAAGACGGCCTTTGGCAACCCGGCGGTCTTTCTCGAGAAATTCATCGAGAATCCTAAACATGTCGAAGTCCAGGTTCTCGGCGACCATCACGGCAATTTAGTTCACTTCTTCGATCGTGATTGCTCCATTCAGCGCCGTCACCAGAAAGTTATCGAGGTTGCTCCCTCGCCGGCTCTGAGCGAGGCTAAACGGCAAGAATTATGCGACTACGCCCTGAAAATCTGCAAACACGTCGATTATGTCAATGCGGGGACCGTTGAATTCCTCATGGATCAGGAGGAAAACTTCTACTTCATCGAGGTCAACACCCGGATCCAGGTCGAACACACGGTTACGGAGATGGTCACCGGCCGCAATCTGGTTCAGGGACAAATTCGCGTTGCCGAGGGTTATCGCTTGGCTGACCCCGAGATTGGGATTCAAAGCCAGGAAGATATTGTGTTGAATGGTTTTGCCATTCAGTCCCGTGTAACCACCGAGGATCCGGAAAAGAATTTCGCACCGGATTTCGGCACCATCGCCGCCTATCGCAGCCCTGGAGGTTTTGGCGTGCGGCTCGATGCGGGAAGTGCCTATCCCGGTGCCCGCATCAGCCCCGACTACGATTCGTTGTTGGTGAAAATCAGCTGCTGGGGGCTGAATCTGGCCGGTGCGGCCCGCACCATGAGCCGCAGCCTCGAGGAATTTCGTCTGCGTGGCGTAAAGAGCAATAAAGGTTTTTTGGAAAACGTTATCAATCATCCGACCTTTCTGGCCGGGCAGTGTGACACCTCCTTTATAGATAATCACCCGGAGCTGTTTCAAATGCCGGTCAAGCGTGATCGCGCCCATAAGCTGTTGTCTTTTATTGGCCACACGGTGGTCAACGGTTATGAAGGTATAAAGGAGCCGCTGCACTTCAAGGATTTGCGTAATCCTGTTGTTCCCGAGATCCCCTACGATTGCAGTCGTCCCAAGGGTAGCCGCGATATCCTTAAAGAACTGGGTCCGGAAGGACTGTCCCAGTGGGCGCTGAACGAGCGCAAGTTGTTGATCACCGATACCACCATGCGCGACGCCCACCAATCTTTGATGGCGACACGCTTCAGGACTTATGACCTCGATCTTATCGCCCCGGCAACTAGTCATCTTGCCAGCGATCTCTTCTCCCTGGAGATGTGGGGAGGAGCCTCTTTTGATGTGTCCATGCGCTTCCTTAAGGAAGACCCCTGGGAGCGCCTTGACCGTTTGCGGGAGAAGATTCCCAATATCCTGTTCCAGATGCTGTTGCGCGGATCGAATGCGGTCGGTTATTGCAACTATCCCGATAACGTGGTGCAGGAATTTGTTGCCCAGGCGGCCAAAAGCGGTATCGACGTCTTTAGGGTCTTCGATTCATTGAACTGGACCAAGGGCATGCAGGTGGCCATGGATGCCGTACGCAAGTCCGGCGCCGTGTGTGAAGCGGCGATCTGTTATACCGGGGACATTCTTGATCCCAAGCGGGATAAGTATCCGCTTTCTTACTATGTGGACATGGCCAAGGAACTGGAAAGGATGGGCGCCCATATTCTGGCGATCAAAGATATGGCCGGATTGCTCAAGCCTTTTGCGGCCGAGAAGCTGGTCAAAGCCCTGAAGCAGGAGGTCGGCATCCCCATTCACCTCCATACTCACGATACCTCAAGTAACGGTGGGGCGACTCTCTTTGCCGCCTCCATGGCCGGGGTTGATATCGTCGATACGGCACTTTCTTCGGTTTCGGGTCTTACCGCTCAGCCGAACATGAATGCACTTCTCTCCGTGTTGAAGGATTCTGAGCGCGATCCGCAACTTGATGAAAAGAAATTGCAGAAGCTGGCCAATTACTGGGAAACGGTGCGCACCTACTATGCGCCCTTTGAATCGGAGCTTCGCAGCGGCACTGCTCAGGTTTACCACCATGAGATTCCTGGCGGTCAGTATTCCAATTACAAACCGCAAGTTGAAGGCTTCGGCCTTGGTCATCGCTGGGAAGAGTGCAAGGAGATGTACCGTAAGGTTAACGATATGTTCGGCGATATCATCAAGGTGACCCCGTCGTCGAAGATTGTTGGCGACATGGCCATGTTCATGGTGCAGAACAATCTTGAGCCTGCCGATGTTTATGAGCGGGGTTCGGAGTTGACCTTTCCCCAAGGGGTTGTGGACTTTTTCAAAGGTATGATCGGTCAGCCTCACGGTGGCTTCCCGGAAGAGCTTCAGAAAATAGTTCTAAAAGGCGAGGAGCCCATCACTTGCCGCCCTGGCGAATTTCTGGAAGCTGTTGATTTTGCGGCTAAGAAAGATGAATTGGAAAAGAAGCTCGGCCAGGAGGTCGATGACCGGGATGTTCTTTCAGCGGTCCTCTACCCCGGGGTTTTCGAAGAGTTTGCCCGCCATCGTCAGGAATACGAAGATACTTCCGTGTTGCCGACTCCGGTCTTTTTCTACGGTCTGGATCTCGGGGACGAGACGTCCATTGAGATACAGCCGGGCAAGACCCTGGTTGTCCAGCTTAATGCTATCGGTCGGGTAACCGAAGATGGCAATCGTGATATCTACTTTGAACTCAACGGCGAACCGCGCCAGGTAGCCGTTCCGGACCTGTCGGTGGAATCGGATATGATCACCCACCGAAAAGCCGATCCGGATAATCTGCATCATGTCGGTGCTCCCATGCCCGGCAAGGTTTTCCGTATTCTGGTCAATGTCGGGGATGTGGTCAAAGAAGGGGACACCCTCTTATCTACCGAGGCGATGAAGATGGAGACTAACGTCAAGGCTGCTAAAGACGGGGTTGTTTCCGAAGTTCTGGTCTTCGAGGGAATGCAGATCGATGCCGGAGAGTTGCTGATTATTCTTGACTAA